The following are from one region of the Advenella mimigardefordensis DPN7 genome:
- the uvrA gene encoding excinuclease ABC subunit UvrA, which yields MSSQIRIFGARQNNLKNLDVTFNTGEFVVVTGVSGSGKSSLAFDTLYAEGQRKYVETFSPYARQFLDRMDKPQADRIEGILPAIAIDQTNPVRNSRSSVGTMTELNDHIKLLFARAARLYCRQCGTEVRKDNPDSIYEFLATATPALNDPRLILTFPVVVPGNYSEDEVRQYLEQQGYTRVHAEEERSATVTPKGRSKAQKVEISRVLHVVQDRFRFSTTEKSRVIEGLEACLRYGTGMCTVYAVDNDSQPLQSWKFSEQLHCANCDITYSSPLPSTFSFNSPLGACDTCRGFGRAMGIDFGLVIPDETKSLQDGAVKPWQTPSYSECQTEMMQYAKKAGIRTDTPWKQLNNAEQHWVLYGDPEWKGGASAWKHQWYGVQRFFDWLETKSYKMHVRVLLSKYRSYTPCPACHGSRLKPDATLWRLGDAAVSDDITGTYTRFMPVHAKWSEPALNALDGLGIHDLMRLPITQVREFFATLTLSVFMDSAMDLVLQEIRSRLDFLCNVGLGYLSLDRQSRTLSGGEVQRINLTTALGTSLVNTLFVLDEPSIGLHPRDMHRIVQVLHRLRDAGNTLVVVEHDPQVMVAADRILDIGPGPGERGGQIVFDGSPQRLREGSSLTGRYLSGQLRVEAPRPMPVQPNTPKLIIEGVSANNLQNVDVAFPLGRLVCLTGVSGSGKSTLVQDVLYPALLKHFGRPTEAPGPFTRLLGAEQIASVVMVDQSPIGKTARSNPASYVGAFDAIRKLFAQAPAARERGYTPGTFSFNSGDGRCPTCGGTGFEHVEMQFLSDVYIRCPDCDGKRFRPEILEIHVEHLGNSASIDQVLDMTVSEALTFFKGLRDVQTSLSPLIDVGLEYLKLGQPVPTLSGGEAQRLKLAGHLAEAARSGISSAKVAKKGSLFLFDEPTTGLHFDDVARLMGAFRKLLGAGHSLLVIEHNLDVIRASDWLIDLGPEGGVDGGRIVAEGTPATVMTIPQSHTGTALREYESDIIASAPLSLQEPLADYAGSTALTAARHETPSQIDIMNAREHNLKGVNVHIPHNTFTVITGVSGSGKSTLAFDILFNEGQRRYLESLNAYARAVVQPAGKPDVDAIYGIPPTVAIEQRTSRGGRKSTVGTMTEAHHFLRLLYVKLGTQYCPDCQVPVEPQSQEQIFARIMSTCKGRHIGVLAPLVTARKGYYTDLAKWAEGKGYTHLRVDGDFIPVKPWPRLDRYKEHTIELPVADLIITPAAESSLKQALHSALETGHGTMSIILDLDPTNPLQASELEQQHFSTKRACPSCGTSFPEPDPRLFSYNSKHGWCNTCFGTGVKLTGFNEEQSGEEDAWKNLSDDEEHELQACPSCHGQRLNRNALAVRWKDRSIADLAALPVSEAHTFFAGLILKGRDAEIARDILNEIKSRLAFMEEVGLGYLGLDRSAPTLSGGEAQRIRLAAQLGSNLQGVCYILDEPTIGLHPRDNRILLSALSRLEGNGNTLVVVEHDDDTIRRAEHIIDIGPGAGVRGGTVVAQGTYNDIISNPHSLTGRYLAHPMAHPLRPGQPTNADTDYIEIHRAHLHNLQHVNVRIPKGRLSVITGVSGSGKSSLARDVLLDNLKGVIGTKTPAPWRGCEDITGWESVDRVLEVDQTPIGKTPRSCPATYIGFWDDVRRQFAETRDAKIRGWSSSRFSFNTGDGRCPICEGQGMRTIEMSFLPDIKVPCEACNGNRFNPDTLAIRLREKNVGEVLKMEVDDAIPYFASHPKVKRSLQLLQDVGLGYLTLGQPSPTLSGGEAQRIKLVSELVKARLDEGVIKTGRASSRPHTLYVLDEPTVGLSMADVEKLIIVLHRLVEAGNTVVVIEHNLDIMAEADWIVDMGPEGGNGGGQVVAMGSVQDIIAKKAKSHTGLVLEEFLTRGPESVPALSS from the coding sequence ATGAGTTCGCAGATCCGGATATTCGGCGCCAGGCAAAACAATCTCAAAAATCTCGATGTCACCTTCAATACCGGAGAATTCGTGGTTGTGACCGGCGTTTCAGGCTCGGGCAAAAGCTCGCTCGCCTTCGATACGCTTTACGCCGAGGGTCAGCGCAAATATGTGGAAACCTTCTCGCCCTATGCCCGGCAATTTCTGGATCGCATGGACAAACCCCAGGCTGATCGTATAGAAGGCATTCTGCCTGCCATTGCCATCGACCAGACCAATCCGGTACGCAATTCTCGCAGCTCGGTCGGCACCATGACCGAACTGAATGATCATATCAAATTGCTGTTTGCCCGCGCCGCCAGGCTTTACTGCCGCCAGTGCGGCACCGAAGTGCGCAAAGACAATCCGGATTCCATCTATGAATTTCTTGCCACCGCTACCCCGGCACTGAACGATCCGCGTCTTATCCTCACTTTCCCCGTGGTCGTTCCCGGCAATTACAGCGAAGACGAAGTCCGCCAATATCTTGAACAGCAGGGCTATACCCGGGTGCACGCCGAGGAGGAACGCAGTGCCACGGTCACCCCCAAAGGGCGCAGCAAAGCACAGAAAGTGGAAATCAGCCGGGTGCTGCATGTGGTCCAGGATCGCTTCCGCTTTTCCACCACCGAAAAATCGCGCGTGATCGAAGGCCTGGAGGCCTGCCTGCGCTACGGAACCGGCATGTGCACCGTCTACGCGGTAGACAATGACAGCCAGCCGCTGCAATCATGGAAGTTCAGCGAACAGTTGCACTGCGCCAATTGCGATATTACCTACTCCTCGCCCCTGCCCAGTACCTTTTCCTTCAACTCCCCCCTGGGTGCCTGCGATACCTGCCGTGGTTTCGGGCGCGCCATGGGCATCGATTTTGGCCTGGTCATTCCCGACGAAACCAAATCCCTGCAGGACGGCGCGGTCAAACCCTGGCAGACACCAAGCTATAGCGAATGCCAGACAGAAATGATGCAATACGCGAAAAAGGCCGGCATCCGCACCGATACGCCGTGGAAACAACTGAACAATGCAGAGCAGCACTGGGTGCTTTACGGCGATCCCGAGTGGAAAGGCGGCGCGTCCGCCTGGAAGCATCAGTGGTACGGGGTACAGCGTTTTTTTGACTGGCTTGAGACCAAGTCTTACAAGATGCATGTGCGTGTGCTGCTGTCCAAATACCGCAGCTATACGCCCTGCCCCGCCTGCCACGGCTCACGCCTCAAACCAGACGCCACGCTATGGCGACTGGGGGATGCCGCCGTAAGCGATGACATCACGGGAACCTATACCCGCTTTATGCCCGTACATGCCAAATGGTCAGAGCCGGCGCTGAACGCGCTGGACGGTCTTGGCATTCATGACCTGATGCGCCTGCCAATCACCCAGGTACGGGAATTTTTTGCCACCCTCACTCTTTCCGTCTTCATGGACAGCGCCATGGATCTGGTGCTTCAGGAAATCCGCAGCCGGCTGGACTTTCTCTGCAACGTAGGCCTGGGTTACCTCAGCCTGGACCGCCAAAGCCGTACGCTGTCCGGCGGCGAAGTCCAGCGTATCAACCTCACGACTGCGCTGGGTACTTCACTGGTCAACACGCTGTTTGTCCTGGATGAGCCATCCATTGGCCTGCATCCGCGTGACATGCACCGGATTGTCCAGGTGCTGCATCGCCTGCGCGATGCCGGCAACACCCTGGTGGTGGTCGAGCATGACCCACAGGTCATGGTCGCGGCCGACCGGATTCTGGATATTGGCCCGGGCCCGGGCGAGCGCGGCGGGCAGATCGTCTTTGACGGCTCGCCGCAGCGCCTGCGCGAAGGCAGCTCGCTCACCGGCCGCTACCTGAGCGGACAATTACGGGTCGAAGCGCCCCGTCCAATGCCGGTCCAACCCAATACACCCAAACTCATCATTGAAGGCGTCAGCGCCAATAATCTGCAGAACGTCGATGTTGCCTTTCCGCTGGGTCGTCTGGTCTGCCTGACCGGCGTTTCCGGCTCCGGCAAATCCACGCTGGTTCAGGATGTCCTCTACCCGGCGCTGCTCAAACATTTTGGTCGCCCCACAGAGGCACCCGGCCCGTTCACCCGTCTGCTAGGCGCGGAACAAATCGCCAGTGTAGTCATGGTTGATCAAAGCCCGATAGGCAAAACCGCCAGATCGAATCCCGCCAGCTACGTCGGCGCCTTCGATGCCATTCGCAAGCTGTTCGCGCAGGCGCCGGCAGCCCGTGAACGCGGCTATACACCCGGCACCTTCAGCTTTAACAGCGGCGATGGCCGTTGCCCCACCTGCGGCGGCACCGGCTTTGAGCATGTGGAAATGCAGTTTCTGTCCGATGTGTACATTCGCTGCCCCGACTGCGACGGCAAGCGCTTCCGCCCGGAAATTCTGGAAATCCATGTAGAACACTTAGGTAACAGCGCCTCTATCGATCAGGTGCTGGATATGACTGTCAGCGAAGCGCTCACTTTTTTCAAAGGACTGCGCGACGTACAAACCAGCCTGTCCCCACTCATCGACGTCGGGCTGGAGTACCTCAAACTTGGCCAGCCCGTCCCTACCCTGTCCGGTGGCGAGGCCCAGCGCCTGAAGCTCGCCGGGCATCTGGCCGAAGCGGCGCGTAGCGGTATCTCGTCGGCAAAGGTCGCCAAAAAAGGCAGCCTGTTCCTGTTTGACGAGCCCACTACCGGCCTGCATTTCGACGATGTTGCCCGACTCATGGGTGCCTTTCGCAAACTGCTGGGGGCGGGCCACTCCCTGCTGGTCATCGAACACAATCTGGACGTGATCCGTGCCTCCGACTGGCTGATTGATCTGGGCCCCGAAGGTGGCGTTGACGGGGGCCGCATCGTCGCCGAAGGTACGCCCGCGACCGTCATGACCATCCCCCAATCGCACACCGGTACTGCGTTGCGCGAATACGAATCGGATATTATCGCCAGCGCACCGCTGTCTCTGCAGGAGCCGCTGGCCGATTACGCGGGCAGCACGGCACTAACAGCGGCAAGACACGAGACGCCGTCGCAAATCGATATCATGAACGCCAGGGAACACAATCTGAAAGGCGTCAACGTACATATTCCGCATAATACGTTTACCGTTATCACCGGTGTGTCAGGCTCCGGCAAATCAACGCTGGCCTTTGACATCCTGTTCAACGAAGGCCAGCGCCGCTATCTGGAATCACTCAACGCCTATGCACGTGCCGTGGTGCAACCTGCCGGCAAGCCGGATGTGGACGCGATTTACGGCATTCCGCCCACGGTCGCCATCGAGCAGCGTACCAGTCGTGGCGGCCGCAAATCCACGGTCGGCACCATGACCGAAGCGCACCATTTTCTGCGGCTGCTGTATGTCAAACTGGGAACACAATATTGTCCCGACTGTCAGGTTCCGGTGGAGCCACAATCACAGGAACAGATTTTTGCCCGCATCATGAGTACCTGCAAGGGCAGGCACATCGGTGTTCTGGCACCACTGGTCACGGCTCGCAAAGGTTACTATACTGACCTGGCCAAATGGGCCGAAGGCAAAGGCTATACCCACCTGCGGGTTGACGGTGACTTCATTCCCGTCAAGCCCTGGCCCAGACTCGATCGCTACAAGGAACATACGATCGAATTGCCGGTGGCCGATCTTATTATTACCCCGGCCGCAGAATCCAGCCTGAAGCAGGCCCTGCACAGTGCGCTGGAAACCGGCCACGGCACCATGAGCATCATTCTCGATCTGGACCCGACAAATCCATTGCAGGCCAGTGAGCTGGAGCAGCAACACTTTTCCACCAAGCGTGCCTGCCCGTCCTGCGGCACGAGTTTCCCCGAACCCGATCCCCGTTTGTTCTCTTATAACTCCAAGCATGGCTGGTGCAACACCTGCTTCGGCACCGGCGTCAAACTCACCGGCTTCAACGAAGAACAAAGTGGTGAGGAAGATGCCTGGAAAAACCTGTCGGATGACGAAGAACACGAACTCCAGGCCTGCCCGTCCTGCCATGGCCAGCGCCTGAATCGCAACGCGCTGGCGGTACGCTGGAAGGACCGCAGCATTGCCGATCTGGCCGCGTTGCCGGTCAGCGAAGCGCATACCTTCTTTGCCGGCCTGATTCTGAAAGGTCGCGATGCGGAGATTGCGCGCGATATCCTGAATGAAATAAAAAGCCGGCTGGCCTTTATGGAAGAGGTCGGGCTGGGCTATCTGGGCCTGGATCGGTCAGCCCCAACACTCTCCGGCGGCGAAGCACAACGCATCCGTCTGGCTGCCCAGCTGGGCTCGAACCTGCAGGGCGTGTGCTACATTCTGGACGAACCCACCATCGGCCTGCATCCGCGAGACAACCGGATACTGCTCAGCGCACTGTCACGACTGGAAGGCAATGGCAATACCCTGGTGGTCGTAGAGCACGACGACGATACCATTCGCCGCGCCGAACATATTATCGACATCGGGCCCGGGGCAGGTGTGCGTGGCGGTACCGTGGTCGCCCAGGGTACTTACAACGATATCATCAGCAATCCGCATTCGCTCACCGGTCGTTACCTTGCTCACCCCATGGCCCACCCATTAAGGCCCGGCCAGCCCACCAACGCCGATACCGATTACATCGAGATTCATCGTGCCCATTTGCATAACCTGCAACACGTGAATGTCCGTATTCCCAAAGGACGCCTCAGCGTCATTACCGGCGTATCGGGTTCCGGCAAGTCATCACTGGCGCGCGATGTTCTGCTGGATAACCTCAAGGGTGTAATCGGCACCAAAACACCGGCCCCATGGCGTGGCTGCGAAGACATCACCGGCTGGGAAAGTGTGGATCGCGTCCTGGAAGTCGATCAGACACCCATCGGCAAAACGCCACGGTCCTGCCCGGCAACCTATATCGGCTTCTGGGATGATGTACGGCGTCAGTTTGCAGAAACGCGCGATGCAAAAATTCGCGGCTGGAGCAGTTCCCGATTCTCATTCAATACCGGCGACGGGCGCTGCCCCATTTGCGAGGGCCAGGGTATGCGCACCATTGAAATGAGCTTTTTGCCCGACATTAAAGTGCCATGCGAGGCATGCAACGGCAACCGTTTCAATCCCGATACGCTGGCCATCCGCCTGCGTGAAAAAAATGTGGGCGAAGTGCTGAAAATGGAAGTCGATGATGCCATTCCCTATTTCGCCTCCCATCCCAAGGTCAAGCGCTCATTACAACTGCTGCAGGATGTCGGTTTGGGCTACCTCACGCTGGGACAACCTTCCCCTACCCTTTCCGGCGGTGAAGCTCAGCGGATCAAGCTCGTATCGGAGCTGGTGAAGGCAAGACTGGACGAAGGCGTTATCAAAACCGGCAGAGCCTCAAGCAGGCCGCATACCCTGTATGTGCTCGACGAACCCACCGTAGGATTGTCCATGGCAGACGTCGAAAAGCTGATTATCGTGCTGCACCGGCTGGTCGAAGCGGGCAATACCGTTGTTGTTATTGAGCATAATCTGGACATCATGGCCGAGGCAGACTGGATTGTCGACATGGGCCCGGAAGGCGGCAATGGCGGTGGACAGGTAGTGGCAATGGGATCGGTGCAGGACATTATTGCGAAAAAAGCCAAGTCCCATACCGGCCTTGTGTTGGAGGAATTTCTGACCCGCGGGCCTGAATCGGTGCCAGCCCTGTCATCGTAA
- a CDS encoding DUF2239 family protein, which yields METMREPTYTVFHGYHKLAAGTLSQIASAYQAALKAKSASAVLIFDDETGRSTDIDLRLLDSATQAGLSLDVESTQEEDDQAVRRRGRPKLGVVSREVTLLPRHWEWLAAQPGGASVVLRKLVEAARLGNGDRDARRKAQERAYHFMLALGGDLPGYEEATRALFADDIAALEKQIADWPDDVRVHALQLATPF from the coding sequence ATGGAGACGATGCGCGAACCCACTTATACCGTATTTCACGGATACCACAAGCTTGCTGCCGGCACGTTATCGCAAATCGCGTCGGCTTATCAGGCTGCGCTGAAAGCAAAGTCGGCCAGCGCCGTATTGATATTCGATGATGAGACGGGCCGTTCGACCGACATTGATTTACGCCTGCTGGATAGCGCAACGCAAGCCGGTCTGTCGCTGGATGTGGAGAGCACGCAGGAAGAGGACGATCAGGCTGTCCGCCGGCGTGGTCGACCGAAGCTGGGCGTGGTTTCCAGGGAGGTGACGCTGCTGCCCAGACACTGGGAATGGCTGGCGGCCCAGCCAGGGGGGGCATCGGTGGTCTTGCGCAAATTGGTTGAGGCGGCTCGACTCGGCAACGGAGACCGTGATGCCCGACGCAAAGCGCAGGAACGGGCCTATCATTTCATGCTGGCGCTGGGCGGTGATCTGCCCGGATACGAAGAAGCCACCAGGGCGCTGTTTGCCGATGATATCGCCGCGTTAGAAAAACAGATCGCCGACTGGCCGGACGATGTACGTGTGCACGCATTACAACTGGCCACCCCTTTCTGA
- a CDS encoding tRNA threonylcarbamoyladenosine dehydratase — protein MDTTINDKHRRFSGLQRLYGDAATARLEQAHVMVAGIGGVGSWTAEALARSGVGELTLIDLDHIAESNVNRQIHALTATLGQAKIEAMAERIAGINPDCRVHLVDDFLGPDNVDTLLQARPVSVLIDATDQVAAKIAMVLASRREQIPLIMCGGAGGKLDALTLTAGDLSIARNDALLGRIRQQLRKHHGFPKGSDRHGKALRKPPAMRVFTLWFDQPAILPQAWAAPEEGGGLQGLSCAGYGSAVTVTAAMGMAAAGEAIRRILI, from the coding sequence ATGGATACAACTATTAACGATAAGCATAGACGTTTCAGCGGTTTACAACGACTATATGGCGATGCAGCAACAGCGCGTCTGGAACAGGCCCATGTGATGGTGGCCGGCATCGGCGGCGTGGGTTCGTGGACCGCAGAGGCGCTGGCGCGTTCCGGCGTGGGGGAACTGACGCTGATCGATCTGGATCATATTGCCGAATCCAATGTGAACCGGCAAATTCACGCGCTCACGGCAACGCTGGGTCAGGCCAAAATCGAGGCGATGGCTGAACGCATTGCCGGCATCAATCCTGATTGCCGCGTGCATCTGGTGGATGATTTTCTCGGGCCCGATAATGTGGATACGCTACTGCAGGCGCGGCCTGTCAGCGTGCTGATTGACGCCACCGATCAGGTAGCGGCCAAGATTGCCATGGTACTGGCGAGCCGCCGAGAGCAGATTCCATTGATCATGTGTGGCGGCGCCGGCGGCAAGCTGGATGCGCTTACGCTTACTGCCGGTGATTTGTCCATCGCGCGTAACGACGCGTTGCTGGGCCGCATCCGGCAACAGTTGCGCAAACATCATGGTTTTCCCAAGGGCTCTGACCGTCATGGCAAGGCCCTGCGCAAGCCGCCTGCCATGCGGGTTTTTACACTCTGGTTTGATCAGCCTGCCATCCTGCCCCAGGCATGGGCGGCGCCAGAAGAGGGCGGCGGTTTGCAGGGGTTGTCCTGTGCGGGTTACGGATCTGCGGTAACGGTGACAGCAGCAATGGGCATGGCCGCGGCCGGCGAGGCGATTCGCAGAATCCTGATCTAA
- a CDS encoding gamma-glutamylcyclotransferase, translated as MQQNLAGTDPDNVWVFGYGSLIWRPEFEFDECRIATLHGYHRALCLWSSVNRGTPERPGLVFGLDEGGKCEGKVFKLRPDALEQEFRALWKREMVSGAYIPTWTHCDTNQGKVRALAFIMDRENHAYAKDLTFEETLQIILNATGQNGPCPEYVIETAHALSDANIQDHALFKLADTLKKTYPVKPAT; from the coding sequence ATGCAGCAAAACCTGGCCGGTACCGACCCGGATAACGTATGGGTTTTTGGTTACGGATCCCTTATCTGGCGACCTGAATTCGAATTTGACGAATGCCGTATCGCTACCCTTCATGGCTACCATCGTGCACTGTGCCTGTGGTCCAGTGTTAATCGCGGCACGCCGGAGCGGCCGGGTCTGGTCTTCGGTCTGGACGAAGGGGGCAAATGCGAGGGTAAAGTCTTCAAGCTGCGGCCCGATGCGCTGGAACAGGAGTTTCGCGCCTTATGGAAACGCGAAATGGTCTCGGGCGCCTACATTCCTACCTGGACCCACTGCGATACGAACCAGGGCAAGGTGCGCGCCCTGGCCTTTATCATGGATCGGGAAAATCACGCCTACGCCAAAGACCTGACCTTCGAAGAAACCTTGCAGATCATCCTGAACGCCACAGGACAGAACGGCCCCTGCCCTGAATATGTGATCGAAACCGCACACGCTCTGTCCGATGCAAACATTCAGGACCACGCCCTGTTCAAACTGGCAGATACGCTCAAAAAAACCTACCCGGTAAAACCAGCCACCTGA
- the pdxH gene encoding pyridoxamine 5'-phosphate oxidase — MMTLADLRQNYEQNVLLESQVDPDPIKQFERWFNDAAAGGIKEPNAMVLSTVDARHRPSSRTVLLKDLTAEGFTFFTNYESNKGQDIAGNTAVSLLFVWLELERQVHINGIARQLSEAESTDYFVSRPLGSQIGAWASKQSQVITREELEERAEDFKEKFGHTVPKPPHWGGYIVIPEMIEFWQGRPSRLHDRLRYTRGDDMNWSLARLSP; from the coding sequence ATTATGACGCTCGCAGATTTACGCCAGAACTACGAACAGAACGTGCTTCTGGAATCCCAGGTTGACCCCGACCCAATCAAACAATTCGAACGCTGGTTTAACGATGCCGCCGCCGGCGGCATCAAGGAACCCAACGCCATGGTACTGTCTACAGTCGACGCCCGACACCGGCCATCGTCGCGTACCGTCCTGCTCAAAGACCTGACAGCTGAAGGTTTCACCTTTTTCACCAACTACGAGTCAAACAAAGGCCAAGATATTGCCGGCAATACCGCCGTCAGCCTGCTATTTGTCTGGCTGGAGCTGGAACGTCAGGTTCATATCAACGGTATCGCCAGGCAACTGTCCGAAGCAGAGTCGACCGACTATTTTGTCAGCCGTCCGCTGGGCTCCCAAATCGGGGCCTGGGCATCCAAACAAAGCCAGGTCATCACCCGTGAAGAACTGGAAGAACGCGCAGAAGATTTCAAAGAGAAATTTGGCCACACCGTCCCGAAACCCCCGCACTGGGGAGGCTATATCGTCATTCCGGAAATGATTGAATTCTGGCAGGGCCGCCCGTCGCGGCTGCATGATCGACTTCGTTATACTCGCGGCGACGACATGAACTGGTCCCTGGCACGGCTGTCACCCTGA
- a CDS encoding flavin reductase family protein, with the protein MSAQAPDFDTRDYKAALGRFATGVTIVTTTHPRTGQPIGLTVSSFNSVSLNPPLVLWSLIKSSSNREAFEQITRYNIHILNAEQLTLARQFSAGSPQERFRDVIWTPGTTQEKVPKLDNRYCSAWFECYNRNHYHEGDHMILIGEVERCHHTDSLPLVYHAGSFDLTPTLTET; encoded by the coding sequence ATGAGCGCACAGGCTCCGGATTTTGACACACGGGATTACAAAGCGGCGTTGGGCCGCTTTGCGACCGGTGTCACCATCGTAACCACCACGCATCCGCGAACCGGTCAGCCCATCGGCCTGACCGTCAGTTCGTTCAATTCAGTCTCCCTGAATCCGCCGCTGGTGCTCTGGAGCCTGATCAAATCGTCTTCAAACCGCGAAGCATTTGAACAGATCACGCGCTACAACATTCACATATTAAATGCCGAGCAGCTCACCCTGGCCCGCCAGTTTTCTGCCGGGAGCCCGCAGGAGCGGTTCCGAGACGTCATCTGGACGCCAGGCACTACACAGGAAAAAGTGCCCAAACTGGATAACCGCTATTGCTCGGCCTGGTTTGAATGTTACAACCGCAATCACTACCACGAAGGGGATCATATGATCCTGATCGGCGAAGTAGAGCGATGCCACCATACCGATTCGCTGCCGCTGGTCTATCATGCGGGCAGTTTTGATCTGACTCCTACTTTAACAGAAACATAA
- a CDS encoding NAD(P)/FAD-dependent oxidoreductase yields MSIDIECLVIGAGVVGLAIARELASAGTEVLVLEAEEGIGMGTSSRNSEVIHAGLYYPRGSLKARLCVEGKKQLYTYCDARHIPYKRLGKLLVATSDSQVPYLEKIAAQGKANGVDDLQWLSAEQTRKLEPELDCVAAVLSPSTGIVDSHAYMLALQGDAENAGAQVILRTPMLNASIDTDGAFTCQFGGVEAMTLRCRKLINASGLHAPTLARNIKGLDPIHIPGEYYCKGSYFTLNRRAPFSHLIYPMPNSAGLGVHLTLDMGGQAKFGPDTEWIESENYLVNPAQVTAFDQAIRSWWPGLPEHALEPGYAGIRPKIVPASSAAGDFVIAGPGDHGIPGLVNLFGIESPGLTAALAIATVTAQALTAH; encoded by the coding sequence ATGAGTATTGACATTGAATGTCTCGTCATCGGTGCCGGTGTCGTTGGCCTTGCCATCGCCCGTGAACTGGCCAGTGCGGGTACGGAAGTCCTGGTGCTGGAAGCAGAGGAAGGCATCGGCATGGGAACCAGCTCGCGCAACTCCGAAGTCATTCACGCCGGTTTGTATTACCCCCGGGGCAGCCTGAAAGCCCGACTGTGCGTAGAAGGCAAAAAACAACTTTATACCTATTGTGATGCGCGCCATATCCCCTATAAACGTCTGGGTAAACTGCTGGTAGCCACAAGCGACAGTCAGGTGCCTTATCTGGAAAAAATCGCAGCCCAGGGCAAGGCCAATGGGGTCGATGACCTGCAATGGCTGAGCGCCGAACAGACGCGCAAGCTGGAGCCTGAGCTGGATTGTGTGGCCGCCGTGCTGTCGCCCTCCACCGGCATTGTTGATAGCCATGCCTATATGCTGGCTCTGCAGGGCGATGCAGAAAACGCCGGTGCCCAGGTCATTCTGCGCACGCCTATGCTGAATGCAAGTATTGATACCGACGGCGCCTTTACCTGTCAATTCGGTGGTGTGGAAGCAATGACATTACGCTGCCGCAAGCTCATTAATGCGTCTGGTCTGCATGCACCTACGCTGGCACGCAATATCAAGGGACTTGATCCGATACATATTCCGGGTGAGTATTACTGTAAAGGCAGCTATTTCACGCTGAACCGTCGTGCACCGTTTTCTCATCTGATCTATCCCATGCCCAACAGTGCGGGCCTGGGCGTACACCTGACCCTGGATATGGGTGGCCAGGCAAAATTCGGGCCAGACACCGAGTGGATTGAAAGCGAAAATTATCTGGTAAACCCCGCTCAAGTGACCGCCTTTGACCAGGCTATTCGCAGTTGGTGGCCTGGCCTGCCCGAGCATGCGCTTGAGCCCGGTTACGCCGGTATTCGTCCCAAAATCGTGCCAGCCTCTTCGGCGGCGGGCGATTTCGTGATTGCCGGCCCCGGTGATCACGGCATACCCGGTCTGGTCAATCTGTTCGGCATTGAATCCCCCGGCCTGACTGCCGCCCTGGCCATTGCCACGGTCACCGCCCAGGCGCTGACCGCCCACTAA
- the purU gene encoding formyltetrahydrofolate deformylase codes for MQNDYILTVSCPDRTGIVHAISGLLLEMDGNIIDSQQYGDEETQRFFLRVHFSLDSAISPDDIHLKFIPLGEKFNMTWKLHDAKRKARVLIMVSKQGHCLNDLLFRANSGSLPIEIVAVVSNHRDYERLATGYGIPFHYLPVTPDTKAEQEKQVLALVENHKADVVVLARYMQILSDQFCSALEGRAINIHHSFLPSFKGARPYHQAHARGVKIIGATAHYVTADLDEGPIIAQDIEQVDHAMSANELTRVGSDIESLVLSRAVKYHVEHRILLNNHRTVIFR; via the coding sequence ATGCAAAACGATTACATCCTGACTGTTTCCTGTCCCGACCGTACCGGCATTGTGCATGCCATTTCCGGTCTGCTTCTCGAAATGGACGGCAATATTATTGATTCACAGCAGTACGGTGACGAGGAAACCCAGCGTTTTTTCCTGCGCGTGCATTTCAGTCTGGACAGTGCGATCAGCCCCGACGATATTCACCTGAAATTCATTCCCCTGGGTGAAAAATTCAATATGACCTGGAAACTGCATGACGCAAAGCGCAAGGCGCGTGTGCTGATCATGGTCAGCAAGCAGGGACATTGTTTGAATGACCTGCTGTTTCGCGCCAATAGTGGCTCGCTGCCGATTGAAATTGTCGCTGTTGTCTCCAATCATCGCGATTATGAAAGACTGGCAACCGGCTACGGCATCCCGTTTCATTACCTGCCAGTGACCCCGGACACCAAAGCCGAGCAGGAAAAGCAGGTACTGGCACTGGTGGAAAACCACAAGGCCGATGTCGTCGTACTGGCGCGTTATATGCAGATCCTGTCGGATCAGTTTTGTTCCGCACTGGAAGGTCGGGCCATTAATATCCACCACAGCTTTCTGCCCAGTTTCAAGGGCGCCAGGCCCTACCACCAGGCCCATGCCCGCGGCGTAAAAATCATTGGCGCCACCGCACATTATGTAACCGCAGATCTGGACGAAGGCCCGATTATTGCCCAGGACATCGAGCAGGTAGACCACGCCATGTCGGCCAATGAGCTGACCCGGGTTGGCAGCGACATTGAGTCTCTGGTCCTGTCGCGCGCCGTTAAATATCATGTTGAGCATCGTATCCTGCTCAATAATCATCGCACCGTCATTTTCCGCTAA